AAACCATCGATAACGGAATTATGGGTATATTACTCTATccgctactccctccgtttcacaatgcaagactttctaacattgctcacatacatatagatgttgatgaatctaaacacatacatatgtttagattcattaacatctaaataaatgtgggcaatgctagaaagtcttacattgtgaaacgaataTAGTAGATTTCAAAATAATCATGACGAACATATGCTTTTCAGTAAGATTTATGTGAGGTTAGTAGCCAACCTCCATATTTTCAGCCTGTATTAGAGCAGTGCAATTTCACGTACGTGCATCGATCAGTGCATCActtgaaggaaaaagaaaatcaacatACAAGTCCTTAGACGAATGAAACTAAATCAAATTTGATATATACACCGCGTACGTGCAAACAAACGTCAATCAAGATCTGAatcgtcaacgaaatttgcatgaatcaaaaaacaaaacatcaaaACAATTTCGATAATACAACAGGGAcataaaaaacacacacacaaaaaaagggaaaaatgatACGAATTTGTCAGTACTTCACGGTGCACCGGTCGCCGGAGCGGAGAAAGccggtgacgccgccgccgccgccgccgccgccgcggcgctcggcCTTGACCGGAATCCTCACCGGGCACCGAACCTTCGGCCTGGCTCTTATCGGGATGAAGCCCAGCTTGTACCTCACCCGCGCGTCGATCACCATCTCGAacccgacctcgccgccgccgccgctaccctTGATCTCCTTGtccagctccgccgccacgtcgccggcgacagcgacgccgccgccgccgctccggtcgaAGTCGATCGCCACGACGGTGGTGGACATCCTGGGCTGGTGGAACACCCCGGGGACGGTGGCGTTGGCGGCGCCGAgcgacgcgccgccggcgaggaggaggaggaggcgggggcggaTGGCGTCGTAGTGGACCCCCGCGCGGCCGCTGGGGTTGTACATGGTGACGTTGACGGCGAGGCGGTAGTacaccacgccgccgctgccgccgccgtcggccgtgccgTTCCTGACAACGACGGTGAGGTTGGACAGCTCGGCGGattcgacggcggcgcggatgcGGTGGGGCTGGTAGGTGGCCCAGTAGATGAGCACGGCGACGCCGATGCAGACGAGGAAGGCGCAGAGGCAGCTGCAGCAGGTTCCCCCGCCTCCGGCGcgggccatggccatggcggcggcggcggcgtgtgcttcgatcgatggatggatcgagcTCGATCTCGCTTGCGGTTTTATGTAAACATGATGAGATGGGAATCGGGAATGGATGGATGCGGAGGTGGGTGACGAGGGTTACCTCTCGCTGGATCGTTGGAACATATTCTAATCACCGCCGCGCAAGCAATGGATGGATCAGCATCACGTGCCATGGCTTGAGGAAGACGAAGACCAGGAGGAAAAGAGGAGGATTCATGGCGGGTTAAagcttcaaagttcaaacgTACGGAGCGCGGGCTTCAATTCAGACCACATCAACCCCCGGCCCGGCCCAAAAGGGAGCATGTTGTTGGGAGTCCGTAGGGCCCAGCTAGATGTGGATAGtccagattttattttatttcttttatagCTTTATATAATTTCTAAACAATAAAATATTCTAAAACCTGTTCACTCTGTTCCAAATTAAGTACTAGTTGTCATTGGATTCTATTTATATTTGTTTTCGATTATACGGTAGACGCACGCGTACACACACCACTACACTCACACCATGTGTCCCTTAACACACATTCTAACTGGCAGAAATCAACGACGGTATATTTCAATAAAATCCTATTGAACAGTCCACTTACATGCAGATAATATTTATGGCATCAGGATTTAAATCTTGATGGGTGGAATCCACCACCACACCACTGGTGATTCCCTGGATTCTATTTATATTTAAACTTAGATCACCTTTGTTTTAGTAACTGATCCATAAACAAATATTTTAACACACAATATATTATCAAGTGTGTTGCATGCATAAACATTCTTACTCCCTTCGTTAAAAATCTAAACTAATAATAAGATGCTAGTATATAAtctagtataataaatctagatagactTGTAATTGTAAACGACGGTTGCGTTGGTCTTTGCTGTGTCTACATGAGCTGTTGCTTGCAGTAGACTAAAGCAATAAGGGTTCACAATTCCGACGAAAACCGGTCGAATTTCGTTAAATTTTGAGGTTTCGATAAGGCTCAAAAGTAGAAGCTGTCTGAGATTTCGATaagtttcatccaaattcaaatttgaattgataaaaaaggaaaaaatcaaataaaatcttataaatagtatgatattcatagaacctattgggatataaatttaCAAAATTTTTAATGTATTCCGTGTATTTACTAAAATTTACagtaggaaagaaaagaataacgaattaaaaaatggaaaaaaaaagttcattttacCTCTTTTTCTAGTTACCGATTGAAATTTCTATAATTTTGCTCGGAATTTCACCAAAGTCGGCCGGTTTTCGCGAGCTTATCTGTGAACTCAAGGAAtttatattcaaattttggtttatgaaaaTTGTTCGGAATCTATTGGCTTTCTACCGGATTTCGCGAAAACCGTCATTCCACCAGTGTCCGAAACGGAAGGCCATCTCGGAATCGTAAACTGTGGCAACAACTCTTCTTACATTTGCATTGGCCATGGAGCAGCCATGATAAGAGACCGGGAAAGATAGTCTTTTTATGacatgtaatttattttgtccaAGGTATGAGATGCTGTGTTGGGATGGAGCTCTTTCTCGTTTACTGGTTGTCTTATCAgcctcaaaaaaaataaattttgttttaaatcgattttcaaaaaataaatttgcaGTATTCTACCTCACCGCTTTATCTTTTAAACAGctaataaaacaaatataaaagttcactgataattttttttcttcattcatTCTTTTAATAGTATACCTTATCTGCTGTAACTCAACCGATCAGATTTGTCCAATTTAACACCAATCAGTTTCGTTTAGTTTAATTTAATCAAAGAAAATAGACGTTTCTGCGAAACATCACTACGTACTTAGAAGTAACCTGGATGGAACAGTGATGGATGGCCTCGAAGCCTTCGGGCCAATAGGATCGACCGGCGATGGGGCGTTGACTCGGAGCCTTATGTCAAGTCAACGCAGCTGAGGCTGgtggatgcatcatgcatggccCCACACTCCCACTAATCACAACCAATGACAGCTGATGATCAACCTTAACACTCTAAACTAGGAGTAACTTACTAACGCATTTCAGAAACATGTTTATATTAATTTTCCAATCGCAAATACCAAATGAAATTCGTTCAAAA
This genomic window from Oryza sativa Japonica Group chromosome 12, ASM3414082v1 contains:
- the LOC136354757 gene encoding NDR1/HIN1-like protein 10 gives rise to the protein MARAGGGGTCCSCLCAFLVCIGVAVLIYWATYQPHRIRAAVESAELSNLTVVVRNGTADGGGSGGVVYYRLAVNVTMYNPSGRAGVHYDAIRPRLLLLLAGGASLGAANATVPGVFHQPRMSTTVVAIDFDRSGGGGVAVAGDVAAELDKEIKGSGGGGEVGFEMVIDARVRYKLGFIPIRARPKVRCPVRIPVKAERRGGGGGGGGVTGFLRSGDRCTVKY